The proteins below are encoded in one region of Ostrea edulis chromosome 3, xbOstEdul1.1, whole genome shotgun sequence:
- the LOC130052498 gene encoding uncharacterized protein LOC130052498, with the protein MNIAGYLTLIAVVIIDKTAAVSLLTGGNVNNTTNQNLVGVDSQTLDVFRQLLNQETIIRMNLVKNVDALMKNVAVAEQKISTIEASTDQEISVLKKEVQELKLENHVLKNKSRVQRRRLANITGYMNKTVDSLKVELKGAQIEQLKISSAVTSLEMFRMNLNNSKLESNLHRGSDV; encoded by the exons ATGAATATCGCGGGGTACCTTACACTGATTGCCGTCGTCATCATCGACAAAACCGCGGCAGTCTCTCTTCTCACAGGCGGCAATGTAAATAACACTACTAACCAAAATCTCGTCGGAGTGGATAGTCAAACCTTGGACGTGTTCAGACAACTGCTAAATCAAGAAACTATCATCAGAATGAACTTGGTTAAAAATGTCGACGCGTTGATGAAAAACGTCGCTGTGGCCGAACAGAAAATTTCAACAATAGAAGCATCCACTGATCAAGAAATATCGGTACTGAAAAAGGAGGTCCAAGAATTAAAACTTGAAAACCACGTGTTGAAAAATAAGAGTAGAGTACAACGTAGGCGCCTCGCTAATATCACTG GTTACATGAATAAAACAGTAGACAGTCTGAAGGTCGAGCTGAAGGGCGCGCAGATTGAACAACTGAAGATATCCTCCGCTGTGACCTCTCTGGAGATGTTCCGAATGAATCTGAACAACAGTAAACTTG AAAGTAACCTTCACCGCGGGAGTGACGTCTAG